TCACAAGAAGACTACTTTCCAGAAAGCTATAATGTAAAGTTTAACGATATTAAATCTTCAACCTTTGCAAGAGATAGTACTGCCAACGCCTTAGTCATATACGATTTTGGAAATAGCCATGTTGATCCAGATGATTTTGAACTTAAAACCGAAATAAAACGCAAAGTAAAAATTTTAAATAGAGAAGGTTTTGACAAAGCCACCATCTCCATTCATTTATACAACAGTAGTAAAGCTTCACAATCCGTTAAGAACATCATGGCGACTACTTATAACCTTGTTGGCAATACTATCGTTTCAACCAAAATTGATAAAAAAGATATTTTTGAGGAAAAATATGATGAGAACCATACATTAGTAAAATTTACATTGCCTAATATTAAAGAAGGCTCAGTAATAGCTTATAGCTATACCCTTAGTTCACCTTTTATGTTTAATTATAAGGGCTGGAGTTTTCAAGAAGATATCCCCAAATTATATAGTGAATACCGAGCCAGTATCCCTGGTAATTATGAATATAATATCAAGTTAGTTGGTGGCAGAAAACTAAAAACCAATACCACCTCGGTAGAAAAAGAATGCTTACGTGCCTTTAATGGTGGTGTTGCTCATTGTGGAAAATACGTGTATGCTATGGAAGATATCCCTGCTTTTATTGAAGAAGATTACATGACAAGTAAATCAAATTATTTAGCAAGAATTGAGTACGAGCTAAAAATATTTAGAGGTTTTAATGGCGTTATAGACAACTATACAAAAACTTGGGAAACAGTTGACAGCGAACTAAGAGGAGATGCAAATATTGGCAAACAACTCACGAAATCAGTTGATACTGAAACCTTATTAAGCAATGACATACTAAATGAAACCGATGCTTTAAAAAAAGCACAAAGCATTTACAATTATGTGCAAGAAAACTATACTTGGAATGATGAGTATAGAATATTTCACGAGGTTTCTGTTAAAGACCTTATTAAAAATAAATCCGGAAATATTTCATCCATAAACATTTTACTCCACAATTTATTAGAAAGTGTTGGTATGGAGGTAAAACCCATTTTACTATCAACCAGAGACAATGGGTTTGCTACAAAAATATTCCCCGTCATTTCAGAATTTAATTATTTAATAGTACAAGCGACAATTAATGACAAAACTTATTTATTGGATGCTACTGATAAATACTTAAATTTTGGAGATATTCCTTTTAAATGTTTAAATGGTTATGGGCGTATTTTAGATTTTAAAAAAGGAAGTGATTGGATTAACATTGAGCCTGAAAAACCATCTACCGTACAATATAAAATTGAATTAAATTTAGATGCCAACGAAAACATGTCAGGCAATGTTTATGGAAAAAAAATAGGCTATCATGCATTAGACTCAAGAAAAGCATATTACCCAAATAGAGAAGTGTATATTAATAAAATTCATGATAAGTATCCCTATATTGAAATTTCCAATCACAAGGTATTAAGTGAAGGAAAAACAAGTCCTGATTTTATAGAATCTTACGATATTAAATATGAAGACAATGTAACAGGAGACCACATTTATTTAAATCCTTTTATAATGAAGTTTTTTAACGAAAACCCTTTTAAACTTCAAGAAAGGACTTACCCTATAGATTTTGGATATAAAGACACCTATTACTATGCCTTTAAACTAAATTTTGACGAAGCGTATACTATTTTAGAAAAACCTAAAGATCTTGCCTTAAATTTACCAGATGGTAAAGGACAAATAATTTTATCAAGTAATTTAACTGATAATTCAATAAGTCTCCTACTTAGAATTAAGTTTAATGAAACAGTTTTCGAGCCAGAATATTATCCCTATTTAAAAGAATTCTTTAATAAAATCGTAGACGTTCAGACCAATTCCCTTATCTTAATAAAAAAGAAGTAATAAAAGATTTTTTACTTTTGAAGTTATGAGCATACAGCAAAAAAAAAACTGGAGAACAAAACTACACGAAATAATTTATGAAGCAGATACACCTGCAGGTAAGTTGTTTGATGTCGTTTTATTAATTACCATTATTGCTAGTATTTTGCTTGTAATGCTAGAAAGTGTCAAAAGTATTAATGCCAAGTATCATGACCTACTAAATATATCGGAATGGATAATAACCATTCTGTTTACCATAGAATATATTGTCAGAATTATAACCGTAAGAAAACCTTTTCGTTATATTTTTAGCTTTTATGGTATTGTAGATTTGCTTTCTACCATACCTAAATATATTTCAATAATTTTTGGAGGTGTACATGCCTTGGCTACATTACGTGCATTACGTTTGTTAAGGGTTTTTAGAATATTAAAACTAGTGCGTTATTTAGGAGCTTCCAACAATCTAGCAAGAGCTATAAAAGCAAGCCGTGCTAAAATATCGGTATTTTTATTTACTGTTATAATAGCCACGATTATTTTAGGCACCATTATGTATTTGGTTGAAGGTGAAGAAAACGGCTTTACAAACATCCCAAAAAGTGTGTATTGGTGCATCGTGACACTCACTACGGTTGGTTTTGGTGATATTGCACCCCAAACACCATTGGGGCAATTCATAGCTTCTTTAATTATGATTTTGGGTTATGGCATTATTGCAGTACCGACAGGTATTGTATCGGCTGAATATACCGCACAAAACAAACCAAAACAAGAACCTGAAAAAGACCAATGGCATCTTAATACGCAATCATGCCCTAATTGTTCTGCCGAAAAACATAAAGATAACGCCAAGTTTTGCTATAAATGTGGCCATAATTTACACCATGCCTAAATACCTAATCTCCATAGTTGGACCTACTGCCATTGGCAAAACAGCTTTAAGTATTAAATTGGCAAATTATTTTAATACTGAAATTGTTTCGGCAGACTCCCGACAGTTTTTCAAAGAAATGAGCATTGGTACTGCTGCGCCTTCAAAAGAAGAATTAGCCGCTGCAAAACACCATTTCATTCACCATAAATCTATTCAAGACAACTACAGCGTTGGCACTTTTGAAAAAGAAGCCATTAACTGTTTAGACAAGCTTTTTAAAACCCACGATGTTGTCATTATGGTTGGAGGCTCTGGTTTATATGTGGATGCCATAACCAAAGGATTGGACGATTTTCCCGAAGTTGATAGCAACATCAGGCAAACCCTAAATACCCATTTAGAAACCAAAGGACTCCCCTATCTTCAAAACCAACTTAAAGAATTAGATGCCGTTGCTTATAACACAATCGCTATCGATAATCCACATCGGGTTATTCGTGCCCTTGAAATTTGCATGGGCACAGGGAAACCTTATTCGTCGTTTTTAAAGAAGAAACATGTAAATCGTCATTTTAAAACCATAACTATCGGCTTAACTGCCGAAAGAGAAATCATCTACAACCGCATTAATCAACGTGTAGATGTCATGATGGAACAAGGCTTACTAAACGAAATTAAAAACCTACTTCCCTTTAAAGAATTGAACGCTTTAAATACCGTAGGCTATAAAGAATTATTTAATTATTTGGAAGGTGAATGGGAACTCGATTTTGCTATTTCAGAAATAAAAAAGAATTCCAGACGCTTTGCCAAACGCCAACTTACTTGGTTTAAAAGGGATAAAAACACCTTGTGGTTTGATTATTTGACCAATGTTTCAGAAATTATTAAACAAATTAATGAAGCAATTTAAGAATGGAAAAAACAATTTTTGAAATTACTAAAATGGATTGTCCATCTGAAGAAAACTTAATAAGAATGAAATTAGATGGCATATCAAACATAAAACACCTCGAATTCGATATTCCAAACCGAAAATTAACCGTTTTTCATTGGGGAGGCATTGATGACATAGAGCAATCCATTAGGGAGCTAAATCTGGGATGCAAAAAACTTGTATCCGAACAAAGTAACCAAACCAAATTTACCGATATTACAAACCAGAAAAAGCTACTTTACACAGTCCTTTTAATAAATTTTGGTTTCTTTTTAATTGAAATAACTACGGGCATCATTTCAAAATCGATGGGATTGATTGCTGATAGTTTAGATATGCTAGCAGATAGTTTTGTGTATGGGCTTAGCCTCATCGCTGTTGGCGGCACCTTAATTAAAAAGAAGAACATTGCAAAACTTGCTGGCTATTTTCAAATAACACTGGCTTTTATAGGATTTGTTGAAGTTTTAAGGCGCTTTTTTGGAAACGAAAAATTACCGGATTTTACAACAATGATTGTTGTTTCAGTTTTTGCCCTTATAGCAAACGGTATTTGCTTATACCTGCTACAAAAGTCAAAAAGCAAAGACGAAGCTCACATGAAAGCAAGTATGATTTTCACCTCAAACGATGTTATTATTAACCTCGGGGTTATAGTTGCTGGTATCATGGTAAATCTATTAAATTCCAACAAACCAGATTTAATCATTGGATCTGTTGTCTTCGTTTTAGTAATACAAGGTGCTTTTAGGATTCTAAAGCTTAGCAAGTAGTACTTATTGGAAAGTAAGATTGCTGTATTTAGCATTTACAACTATACTTTTTCCACTGCTTAAACTCCCTGTAGAAAAAGTTGATAAGGTCTCTTTTGAAGATTTTTTAGGGTGACTAAAACGGCTTTTATTTCCTTTGTACTGTAAACTACAAGCTGTTTTAGGAAGTGAAATGATAGCATTACTATTTTCAAGAATAATATTTAAATTAGTAAACGCATCGTCAATTTTTAAAATTTTTAAATCCCCAATATTTCCGTTTATAATAGCATTTCCTAACAAATTATTTATGGTAATGTTTGAAGAATTAGAATTTAAAACCAATTGTTTTACGTTACTCAATTTTACATTTTCAGCATAATTAAGGTTTAATTGTCCTAAATTCCAATAGGCTACATGTATCGGTGAGTACGAAGCATTAATGGAAGTAGAACTCCCATTAATGCTTTGCGCCGTAAACTTGGTATATGCCAAATCTGCTTTCAAGTTATCTATATTAGCAGCAAATTCTATTTCACCATATTTTACATTTACTTTTAATTTAGCACCTTTTGGCATTTTTATTTTAATGGTTTTTTTAACGTTTGTATTCGATTTTTCACTTACCATTTTTTCAATTAAAACACGTCTTTCGTCTG
This genomic window from Mariniflexile sp. TRM1-10 contains:
- a CDS encoding DUF3857 domain-containing protein, whose amino-acid sequence is MKKNLTFLFVLFSLLSFSQEDYFPESYNVKFNDIKSSTFARDSTANALVIYDFGNSHVDPDDFELKTEIKRKVKILNREGFDKATISIHLYNSSKASQSVKNIMATTYNLVGNTIVSTKIDKKDIFEEKYDENHTLVKFTLPNIKEGSVIAYSYTLSSPFMFNYKGWSFQEDIPKLYSEYRASIPGNYEYNIKLVGGRKLKTNTTSVEKECLRAFNGGVAHCGKYVYAMEDIPAFIEEDYMTSKSNYLARIEYELKIFRGFNGVIDNYTKTWETVDSELRGDANIGKQLTKSVDTETLLSNDILNETDALKKAQSIYNYVQENYTWNDEYRIFHEVSVKDLIKNKSGNISSINILLHNLLESVGMEVKPILLSTRDNGFATKIFPVISEFNYLIVQATINDKTYLLDATDKYLNFGDIPFKCLNGYGRILDFKKGSDWINIEPEKPSTVQYKIELNLDANENMSGNVYGKKIGYHALDSRKAYYPNREVYINKIHDKYPYIEISNHKVLSEGKTSPDFIESYDIKYEDNVTGDHIYLNPFIMKFFNENPFKLQERTYPIDFGYKDTYYYAFKLNFDEAYTILEKPKDLALNLPDGKGQIILSSNLTDNSISLLLRIKFNETVFEPEYYPYLKEFFNKIVDVQTNSLILIKKK
- a CDS encoding ion transporter, with amino-acid sequence MSIQQKKNWRTKLHEIIYEADTPAGKLFDVVLLITIIASILLVMLESVKSINAKYHDLLNISEWIITILFTIEYIVRIITVRKPFRYIFSFYGIVDLLSTIPKYISIIFGGVHALATLRALRLLRVFRILKLVRYLGASNNLARAIKASRAKISVFLFTVIIATIILGTIMYLVEGEENGFTNIPKSVYWCIVTLTTVGFGDIAPQTPLGQFIASLIMILGYGIIAVPTGIVSAEYTAQNKPKQEPEKDQWHLNTQSCPNCSAEKHKDNAKFCYKCGHNLHHA
- the miaA gene encoding tRNA (adenosine(37)-N6)-dimethylallyltransferase MiaA, whose product is MPKYLISIVGPTAIGKTALSIKLANYFNTEIVSADSRQFFKEMSIGTAAPSKEELAAAKHHFIHHKSIQDNYSVGTFEKEAINCLDKLFKTHDVVIMVGGSGLYVDAITKGLDDFPEVDSNIRQTLNTHLETKGLPYLQNQLKELDAVAYNTIAIDNPHRVIRALEICMGTGKPYSSFLKKKHVNRHFKTITIGLTAEREIIYNRINQRVDVMMEQGLLNEIKNLLPFKELNALNTVGYKELFNYLEGEWELDFAISEIKKNSRRFAKRQLTWFKRDKNTLWFDYLTNVSEIIKQINEAI
- a CDS encoding cation transporter codes for the protein MEKTIFEITKMDCPSEENLIRMKLDGISNIKHLEFDIPNRKLTVFHWGGIDDIEQSIRELNLGCKKLVSEQSNQTKFTDITNQKKLLYTVLLINFGFFLIEITTGIISKSMGLIADSLDMLADSFVYGLSLIAVGGTLIKKKNIAKLAGYFQITLAFIGFVEVLRRFFGNEKLPDFTTMIVVSVFALIANGICLYLLQKSKSKDEAHMKASMIFTSNDVIINLGVIVAGIMVNLLNSNKPDLIIGSVVFVLVIQGAFRILKLSK